In a genomic window of Roseiflexus castenholzii DSM 13941:
- the recG gene encoding ATP-dependent DNA helicase RecG, which produces MDGKDQIIRLGKLLAEEQRRGCDDRAVNGGLERFLTAWRMDAGMALRYEAVQQALELLAGYAVLDQATRRARVGIALESLRSLFRAQPNPQPAPVASSAMPTRAPTRRASRPDAPARPLTPDSPLDDVPGITRQMVQSFRRLGVRTVRDLLYHFPHRYDDFTSRKTIAELQPGAVETVIAEVLDARTLPMKSGGSRLDVLVGDETGTLKVVFFRQPWLAQRFLVGTKVVLSGKIGVYDGLRQMASPEWQPFTDDDLIHVGRLVPVHPLTRGLVERSARALIKQVVDRCAPMLEDHLPPAVRERTGLMPLPQAIAQIHFPDSRDMLEQARRRLGFDEFLFIQLGVLQRKMIWQAQRGYAITRRDDVHEAFLRRLPFELTGAQVRAIEEIFADMARPVPMARLLQGDVGSGKTVVAAAAALQAIASGYQAALMAPTEILAEQHYRGLRALLGNVPVPRDQRQVSAEDDLDPEQRERLEEIKRILGMSGDDDLDGRGVRVALLTGSLGAKERRRVLEGIARGDIDLIVGTHALITESVQYAALGLAIVDEQHRFGVEQRQRLKDKGYNPHMLVMTATPIPRTLTLTIYGDLDVSVLDELPPGRQEIKTRWITTVERDKAYRHIRREVAKGRQAFVICPLVEESEKVDLPSAEEMHATLSRDVFPDLRVALIHGKMLPREKDAVMIAFRNHEYDILVATAVIEVGIDVPNATTILIEGAERFGLAQLHQFRGRVGRGVHQSYCILVCDKEQNEVTRQRMEAMETISDGFRLAEIDLHLRGPGEFFGTRQSGTPDLKVAQLTDVRLLQTAYREAQKILADDPQLERPDHALLRAKMDAFWVETLQAG; this is translated from the coding sequence ATGGACGGCAAAGACCAGATCATTCGCCTGGGCAAACTGCTGGCGGAGGAACAACGTCGCGGCTGTGATGATCGCGCCGTGAATGGCGGTCTGGAGCGCTTTCTGACCGCCTGGAGGATGGACGCCGGCATGGCGTTGCGCTACGAAGCCGTGCAACAGGCGCTCGAATTGCTCGCCGGATACGCTGTGCTCGATCAAGCGACTCGCCGCGCGCGCGTCGGCATTGCGCTCGAAAGTCTGCGCTCGCTGTTCCGCGCCCAACCGAACCCGCAGCCTGCACCGGTTGCGTCGTCAGCGATGCCGACGCGCGCGCCAACCCGGCGCGCCTCCCGCCCTGATGCTCCGGCGCGTCCACTGACTCCGGACTCGCCGCTCGACGACGTGCCGGGCATCACACGCCAGATGGTGCAGTCGTTCCGGCGCCTCGGCGTTCGTACCGTGCGCGATCTGCTCTACCACTTCCCCCATCGCTACGATGATTTCACCTCACGCAAAACAATCGCCGAATTGCAACCAGGCGCCGTCGAGACGGTCATCGCCGAAGTGCTCGATGCGCGCACACTGCCAATGAAAAGCGGAGGTTCACGGCTCGATGTGCTGGTCGGTGACGAAACCGGCACGCTTAAGGTGGTCTTTTTTCGGCAACCCTGGCTGGCGCAGCGCTTTCTGGTCGGCACGAAGGTCGTGTTGAGCGGGAAGATCGGAGTCTACGATGGCTTGCGCCAGATGGCGTCGCCCGAATGGCAACCCTTCACCGATGACGACCTGATCCACGTCGGGCGTCTGGTGCCGGTGCATCCCCTGACCCGCGGGCTGGTCGAGCGCAGTGCGCGCGCGCTGATCAAACAGGTAGTGGATCGTTGCGCGCCGATGCTGGAAGATCATCTGCCCCCCGCAGTGCGCGAACGCACGGGGTTGATGCCGCTGCCGCAGGCGATTGCTCAGATCCACTTCCCTGACAGCCGCGATATGCTTGAACAAGCGCGCCGGCGCCTTGGCTTCGACGAGTTTTTGTTCATTCAACTTGGCGTGCTGCAACGCAAGATGATCTGGCAGGCGCAGCGCGGTTATGCTATCACCCGCCGCGACGATGTGCACGAAGCATTTCTCAGACGGTTGCCGTTTGAACTGACCGGCGCTCAGGTGCGCGCCATCGAGGAAATCTTCGCCGATATGGCGCGCCCTGTGCCGATGGCGCGGCTTCTCCAGGGCGATGTCGGCAGCGGTAAAACGGTCGTTGCGGCGGCAGCGGCGCTTCAGGCGATAGCATCCGGCTATCAGGCGGCGCTCATGGCGCCGACCGAAATCCTGGCAGAACAGCATTATCGCGGCTTGCGCGCGCTCCTCGGCAACGTACCGGTTCCGCGTGATCAACGCCAGGTTTCAGCAGAAGACGATCTCGACCCCGAACAACGTGAGCGCCTGGAAGAGATCAAACGTATTCTCGGCATGAGCGGCGATGATGACCTCGACGGGCGCGGCGTGCGGGTAGCGCTGCTCACCGGCAGCCTCGGCGCGAAAGAGCGGCGTCGCGTGCTCGAAGGGATCGCGCGCGGCGACATCGATCTGATCGTCGGCACCCACGCGCTGATTACCGAAAGTGTGCAGTACGCTGCGCTTGGTCTCGCAATCGTCGATGAACAGCATCGCTTCGGCGTCGAACAACGGCAACGCCTGAAAGATAAAGGATACAACCCGCATATGCTGGTGATGACGGCGACCCCGATCCCGCGCACGCTGACGCTGACGATCTACGGAGACCTGGATGTGTCGGTGCTCGACGAGTTGCCGCCGGGGCGCCAGGAGATCAAGACGCGCTGGATTACGACGGTCGAGCGCGACAAAGCCTATCGCCATATCCGGCGCGAAGTCGCCAAGGGGCGGCAGGCATTCGTCATCTGCCCACTGGTCGAAGAGAGCGAAAAGGTCGATCTCCCTTCCGCCGAAGAAATGCACGCTACGCTGTCACGTGATGTCTTTCCCGATCTGCGGGTGGCGCTGATCCACGGCAAAATGCTGCCGCGCGAGAAGGACGCCGTTATGATCGCCTTCCGCAATCACGAATACGATATTCTGGTCGCCACTGCCGTCATCGAGGTCGGCATCGATGTTCCCAACGCAACGACGATCCTGATCGAAGGAGCGGAGCGGTTCGGTCTGGCGCAGTTGCATCAGTTTCGTGGGCGAGTCGGGCGCGGGGTGCATCAGAGTTATTGCATCCTCGTCTGTGACAAAGAGCAGAATGAAGTGACGCGCCAGCGCATGGAGGCAATGGAGACGATCAGCGATGGCTTCCGCCTGGCGGAGATTGATCTGCACCTGCGCGGACCCGGCGAGTTCTTCGGCACCCGGCAGAGTGGCACCCCCGACCTCAAAGTGGCGCAGTTGACCGATGTGCGCCTGCTCCAGACGGCATACCGCGAGGCGCAGAAGATTCTGGCGGACGACCCACAACTCGAACGACCTGACCACGCTCTGTTGCGCGCAAAGATGGACGCCTTCTGGGTCGAGACCTTGCAGGCGGGCTAG
- a CDS encoding DegV family protein produces the protein MPSVKIVVDSTADIPADVRAAYHIHVVPVLLHRRGATLRDDIDISRDEYYRWIAEHDDLPTTSAPSVGMFEEVFRELTRDGSAVLSLSVAAGLSATYGAAVQAARLVADARIVCVDSHSIAMPIAYLALAAARRLSQGATLDEAVALVERLRDRTVAYVALQTLRYLERGGRISRTRALLGTLLDVKPILEVRDSQVLPVERVRTWRRVPARLLELAQSRGVYQELSVVYTTDRADAESLADACANAGLLVRDRIRTVQIGAVLGTHMGPGALGITGLLAS, from the coding sequence ATGCCATCAGTCAAGATCGTTGTTGACTCAACTGCGGATATTCCTGCCGATGTCCGCGCTGCGTATCATATCCATGTCGTTCCGGTGCTGTTACACCGCCGGGGCGCAACGTTGCGCGACGACATCGACATCAGCCGCGATGAGTACTATCGCTGGATCGCGGAACATGACGACCTTCCAACCACGTCCGCGCCGTCGGTTGGAATGTTCGAGGAGGTGTTTCGGGAATTGACCCGTGATGGCAGCGCGGTGCTGTCGCTCAGCGTCGCCGCCGGCTTGAGCGCCACCTACGGCGCTGCCGTCCAGGCAGCGCGCCTGGTTGCCGATGCCCGCATTGTCTGTGTGGACAGCCACTCGATTGCGATGCCCATTGCCTACCTGGCGCTCGCCGCCGCGCGCCGCCTGTCGCAGGGGGCAACACTCGATGAGGCAGTTGCATTGGTGGAACGTCTGCGCGATCGGACGGTCGCGTATGTGGCGCTCCAGACATTGCGCTACCTGGAACGCGGCGGGCGTATCAGTCGCACGCGCGCGTTGTTGGGTACATTGCTCGATGTGAAGCCAATCCTGGAAGTGCGCGACTCGCAGGTGCTGCCGGTTGAACGGGTGCGCACCTGGCGAAGGGTTCCGGCGCGCTTGCTGGAACTGGCGCAGTCGCGCGGCGTGTATCAGGAATTGAGCGTTGTCTACACGACCGACCGCGCCGATGCCGAATCGCTGGCGGATGCCTGCGCCAATGCGGGATTACTCGTTCGTGATCGTATTCGCACCGTGCAGATTGGTGCGGTGCTTGGTACGCATATGGGACCCGGAGCGCTCGGCATCACCGGTCTGCTGGCTTCATAA
- a CDS encoding DegV family protein: MASIKIVTDSSSDIPLSVAHELGIEIVPLQIVVGNQSYRAGLDITAEQFYQAMQENRAQIAAQPPPMMTFEQLYRRLTLEYEYIFSIHLSNRIVPNYRVAQQARNRLPASSSRVEIIDSKLISMALGMIVIHAARAVRDGATPDEVTHLINLLIQHCHLVFFVDTIEYLEHSGRLALATTVLGSMQRIKPLLLIDDGEIVPYERTRTRAKAIEGLYTFIEDFPRVREVTALYATTPEDVEKLLEKVDPIFPRDRVQIAQFGPSVGAFLGPGAMGVAVFEGID; the protein is encoded by the coding sequence ATGGCAAGCATCAAAATTGTCACGGATAGTTCCAGCGACATTCCTTTGAGTGTGGCGCACGAATTAGGGATCGAGATCGTCCCGCTCCAGATTGTCGTCGGCAATCAGAGTTACCGCGCCGGTCTCGACATTACTGCGGAGCAGTTTTACCAGGCAATGCAGGAGAATCGTGCGCAGATCGCGGCGCAACCGCCGCCAATGATGACCTTCGAGCAACTCTACCGTCGCCTGACGCTGGAGTATGAATACATTTTTTCGATTCATCTCTCCAACCGTATCGTGCCGAATTATCGCGTGGCGCAACAGGCGCGCAATCGCCTGCCGGCGTCATCCAGTCGGGTGGAAATCATCGACAGTAAGTTGATCTCGATGGCGCTCGGCATGATTGTGATCCACGCGGCGCGTGCGGTGCGCGATGGTGCAACGCCCGATGAAGTGACACACTTGATCAATCTGCTGATCCAGCACTGCCATCTGGTCTTCTTTGTCGATACCATCGAATATCTCGAACACAGCGGTCGGCTTGCGCTGGCAACGACGGTGCTCGGTTCGATGCAGCGCATCAAGCCGCTGCTCCTGATCGATGACGGCGAAATCGTCCCCTATGAGCGCACCCGCACCCGCGCCAAAGCCATCGAAGGGTTGTATACCTTCATCGAAGATTTTCCGCGCGTTCGTGAGGTGACGGCGCTGTACGCAACGACGCCGGAAGATGTCGAGAAGTTGCTGGAAAAGGTCGATCCGATCTTTCCTCGTGATCGGGTGCAGATTGCACAGTTCGGTCCGAGTGTCGGCGCGTTCCTCGGACCCGGCGCCATGGGAGTGGCGGTGTTCGAAGGGATCGATTGA
- a CDS encoding DAK2 domain-containing protein: MMTGAWNGEHLLEALRAASRDLERHAASLNALNVFPVPDGDTGTNMALTLSSALRDITPHPSCGTVAEQVGYWATMRGRGNSGIILSQILRGVAAALAGHHLMSGREMAVALTHGSTRAYEAVLRPVEGTMLTVIRCAGEAAQRAIAAGEASLSAVLEAAVREARAAVARTPQLLATLRDAGVVDAGGQGLLVLLEALLRYARGEASDSHAPTVTPTATVDDHAESAGYCTSFVIHHATAPPETLRRVFAALGESLVIAGDRALVKIHLHTPRPGDALNQALAYGILDQIEVVNMDLQRMAHHSGAALSDTQPDTPANPAPGIIALAPGAGYAAILRDLRADLVWETNTPPTIDEWRAAFERLPQQEIIVLPNDPQAAETAQATAPLFARRIAIVPATSPPQGIAALLALNFQADVDQNIRAMTAAAERVRVITFDGQRRNEMETPAEAVQDAYNVCHTLQQMGANAAEVVTLYYGQAVDQTHAERLAQEIRVAFPMLHVEVHAGGQPGSGVAIALE; this comes from the coding sequence ATGATGACGGGCGCGTGGAATGGCGAGCATCTGCTGGAAGCGTTACGCGCGGCGTCGCGCGATCTGGAGCGTCACGCCGCCTCGCTCAATGCATTGAATGTGTTCCCTGTTCCCGACGGCGATACCGGGACGAACATGGCGCTGACATTGAGCAGCGCATTGCGCGACATTACGCCGCATCCTTCGTGCGGCACAGTGGCGGAGCAGGTTGGCTACTGGGCGACGATGCGCGGGCGCGGCAACTCAGGCATCATTCTGTCGCAAATCCTGCGTGGTGTTGCCGCGGCGCTTGCCGGACATCACCTGATGAGCGGGCGCGAAATGGCGGTGGCCCTGACGCATGGCAGCACGCGCGCCTACGAAGCCGTGTTGCGTCCGGTCGAAGGAACGATGTTGACGGTCATCCGCTGCGCCGGTGAGGCGGCGCAGCGCGCCATCGCCGCAGGTGAAGCATCGTTGAGCGCCGTGCTCGAGGCAGCCGTGCGCGAAGCGCGCGCCGCCGTGGCGCGCACGCCGCAGTTGCTGGCGACCCTGCGCGACGCAGGCGTGGTCGATGCGGGCGGGCAGGGTTTGCTGGTCCTGCTCGAAGCGCTGCTGCGCTATGCCCGCGGCGAAGCCAGTGATTCGCATGCCCCAACCGTGACACCCACCGCAACCGTTGATGATCATGCCGAGAGCGCAGGGTACTGCACCAGTTTTGTCATCCATCACGCAACCGCACCACCGGAAACGCTCCGACGAGTCTTTGCGGCGCTCGGCGAATCGCTGGTGATCGCCGGAGATCGCGCGCTAGTCAAAATACATCTTCACACTCCACGACCGGGCGACGCGCTCAATCAGGCGTTAGCGTATGGCATTCTCGATCAGATCGAAGTCGTGAACATGGATCTGCAACGCATGGCGCACCATTCGGGTGCGGCGCTTTCCGACACTCAACCGGATACACCGGCGAACCCTGCGCCGGGAATCATTGCACTGGCGCCAGGCGCCGGATACGCAGCCATCCTGCGCGACCTGCGCGCCGATCTGGTGTGGGAGACGAATACGCCGCCGACCATCGACGAGTGGCGCGCAGCCTTTGAGCGCCTGCCGCAGCAGGAGATCATTGTGCTGCCCAATGATCCGCAGGCGGCGGAAACTGCGCAGGCAACCGCACCGTTGTTCGCCAGGCGCATTGCTATCGTGCCGGCAACCTCGCCGCCACAGGGCATTGCCGCGCTGCTGGCGCTGAACTTCCAGGCAGACGTCGATCAGAACATTCGGGCAATGACAGCAGCAGCAGAACGGGTGCGGGTTATCACCTTCGATGGACAGCGTCGCAACGAGATGGAGACGCCTGCAGAAGCGGTGCAAGATGCGTATAATGTGTGCCATACACTTCAGCAGATGGGCGCGAACGCTGCCGAGGTCGTCACGCTCTACTATGGACAGGCTGTTGACCAGACGCATGCGGAGCGACTGGCGCAGGAGATTCGGGTTGCTTTCCCGATGCTGCACGTCGAAGTTCATGCTGGCGGTCAACCGGGCAGTGGCGTCGCCATTGCCCTCGAATAA
- a CDS encoding Asp23/Gls24 family envelope stress response protein, whose amino-acid sequence MNTVNNHTAIGKPAGRVLIAPRAIASIAAAAALQTDGVAGLTDPQGPPFVLPPGEARRGVDVHVHQNDLAVDVHLIVQTGRSIADVARAAQSAVRAALSFTLDLPEPTVNIRVQGVGGR is encoded by the coding sequence ATGAACACCGTGAACAACCACACCGCCATCGGCAAACCCGCAGGTCGCGTTCTGATCGCGCCGCGCGCCATCGCGTCCATTGCCGCTGCCGCAGCGCTGCAAACCGATGGCGTCGCCGGACTGACCGATCCACAGGGTCCGCCGTTTGTTCTTCCGCCGGGCGAAGCGCGCCGCGGCGTTGACGTGCATGTGCATCAGAACGATCTCGCCGTCGATGTCCACCTGATCGTCCAGACCGGCAGATCCATCGCCGATGTGGCGCGCGCCGCACAATCTGCCGTGCGCGCCGCGCTGTCGTTTACGCTCGACCTTCCTGAACCGACGGTCAATATTCGTGTGCAAGGGGTGGGAGGTCGATGA
- a CDS encoding large ribosomal subunit protein bL28 — protein sequence MAKCMVCNKSVSFGRNIRHKASGGWARRAPKTNRTFKPNVQKTTIMVDGEKVQIKVCTQCLRTMYRAR from the coding sequence ATGGCAAAGTGTATGGTATGCAACAAGAGCGTCAGTTTTGGGCGCAACATCCGGCATAAAGCGTCGGGCGGCTGGGCGCGGCGCGCGCCGAAGACCAATCGCACCTTCAAGCCGAATGTGCAGAAGACGACGATCATGGTCGATGGCGAGAAAGTGCAGATCAAGGTGTGCACCCAATGCCTGCGCACGATGTATCGAGCGCGCTGA
- a CDS encoding Cof-type HAD-IIB family hydrolase, whose protein sequence is MPFQLIALDLDGTVIDHDLTIHPDVRETIAAVQARGIDVTLATGRMFGAALPFARELDIRAPIICYQGALVRHPLTGDTLYHAAMPAELAAAAVRELLDADMCVVAYIDDIHHITAYRPELERYLAFHPEGTEMVVTPDLDRLVERVPPTKLLFVAEPPVVERELMRLTARFGGALAVVRSHAIFGELTAPHVSKGNALSALAQSLGAPREAVLAIGDQENDISMITWAGLGLAMGNATPAVRARAHAVLPPVSEAGVAHALRRYVLNCAS, encoded by the coding sequence ATGCCCTTCCAACTGATCGCCCTTGATCTCGATGGCACGGTCATCGACCATGATCTGACCATTCATCCCGACGTGCGCGAAACAATTGCCGCCGTGCAGGCGCGCGGTATTGACGTAACGCTGGCGACCGGGCGCATGTTTGGCGCAGCACTGCCGTTTGCGCGCGAACTCGATATTCGCGCGCCGATTATCTGTTACCAGGGGGCGCTGGTGCGTCACCCGCTGACCGGCGATACGCTCTACCATGCGGCAATGCCTGCCGAACTGGCAGCGGCGGCAGTGCGCGAACTCCTCGATGCCGACATGTGTGTGGTTGCCTATATCGATGATATTCACCATATCACGGCGTATCGACCGGAACTCGAACGCTACCTTGCCTTCCATCCCGAAGGGACAGAGATGGTCGTTACTCCCGATCTGGATCGTCTGGTTGAACGTGTGCCACCCACCAAATTGCTGTTCGTCGCCGAGCCGCCGGTGGTCGAGCGTGAACTGATGCGCCTGACCGCCAGATTCGGCGGCGCACTGGCAGTCGTTCGTTCGCACGCCATCTTTGGCGAACTGACAGCACCGCACGTCAGCAAGGGAAATGCACTATCCGCCCTGGCGCAGTCGCTGGGAGCGCCGCGTGAAGCAGTCCTGGCCATTGGCGATCAGGAGAACGACATCTCGATGATTACCTGGGCAGGGCTTGGGCTGGCGATGGGGAATGCGACACCGGCAGTGCGCGCACGAGCGCATGCCGTGCTGCCGCCGGTCAGCGAGGCTGGCGTTGCCCACGCGCTGCGACGCTACGTCTTGAATTGCGCGTCCTGA
- a CDS encoding hydroxyacid dehydrogenase, producing MHNSDLSPIHQRPRIWTDIRLLPEAAALLEAHAEVAAGGDPATLPGSAAAIISAMINADGAWMDRAGPTLMAIARPGIGVDNIDLAAATERGILVINTPDGPTESTAEHAVALVLALAKQVVAADHRFRTAGWSAARLRGVEVRGKTLGVVGLGRIGRRVAQICRQGLGMRVAAYDPLAPAEAFAALDVVHVETLDNLLPQSEFLTLHCALTPSTRGLIGARELALLPKGAFLINVSRGAVIDQAALIDALTTGHLAGAGLDVFDPEPLPNDHPLLQFPHVILTPHIASFTDDGVRVMHHGAVAQIVRLLRGEHPPHIVNPEALPGRRAKMNHGTQPDALPTDRP from the coding sequence ATGCACAACAGTGACCTTTCTCCCATCCATCAACGTCCACGTATCTGGACTGACATTCGCCTGTTGCCGGAAGCAGCAGCGTTGCTGGAAGCGCACGCTGAGGTTGCGGCAGGTGGCGATCCTGCAACTTTACCCGGCAGCGCAGCAGCAATCATCAGCGCGATGATCAACGCCGATGGCGCATGGATGGACCGGGCCGGACCCACACTGATGGCCATTGCTCGCCCTGGCATCGGTGTGGACAACATCGACCTTGCAGCCGCAACCGAACGCGGCATTCTAGTAATCAACACCCCCGACGGTCCAACCGAGAGCACGGCGGAGCATGCCGTCGCACTGGTACTGGCGCTGGCAAAGCAGGTCGTTGCTGCCGACCATCGTTTCCGCACCGCAGGATGGAGCGCCGCGCGATTGCGTGGCGTCGAGGTGCGCGGCAAAACGCTGGGAGTCGTCGGTCTGGGGCGCATTGGGCGGCGCGTGGCGCAGATCTGCCGCCAGGGTCTGGGGATGCGCGTGGCGGCATACGACCCGCTCGCGCCTGCTGAAGCGTTTGCAGCGCTGGATGTTGTGCATGTAGAAACGCTCGACAATCTTCTGCCGCAATCAGAGTTTCTGACGCTGCATTGTGCGCTCACCCCGTCAACGCGCGGTCTGATCGGCGCGCGTGAACTGGCGCTACTGCCAAAGGGCGCATTTCTGATCAACGTCAGTCGTGGTGCGGTCATCGATCAGGCGGCGCTGATCGACGCGCTCACCACCGGACACCTGGCAGGCGCCGGTCTTGATGTCTTCGACCCGGAGCCGCTTCCCAATGACCACCCACTCCTACAATTTCCACACGTTATCCTCACGCCGCACATCGCATCGTTTACGGACGATGGCGTGCGGGTGATGCACCATGGCGCAGTAGCGCAAATCGTTCGTCTCCTGCGCGGCGAACATCCGCCGCACATTGTCAATCCCGAAGCCCTGCCCGGGCGTAGAGCGAAGATGAACCATGGAACGCAACCCGATGCCCTTCCAACTGATCGCCCTTGA